The nucleotide window CCGCGATCGGGGCGTTGGAGGAAGGGATCATCGAGCCGCGAGCGGCCGCGCGAACCGCCGGCGCGCTGGTCTGCGATGGGATTGTCGGTGTGAAAGGCGAACGCTTCGCGCACGTGGTGGTCGCGGGAGTTGCGCACGAAAGGTTCCCACGCATCTACGTGGCAAGGGCAATGGCGTTTTCGCGCAAGTACGGGCTCATCGTGCGCGACAACGTGGCGGACGGCGCGGCGCAGACCGCGAAATTCGCGTGGTACTACGCAAAGTTCGAAGCCAAACGCCGCTATCTGGACGGCGAGCGCCGAGTGCTTCGCTACGGACTATCTCGCGGAGTCGGTTCTGCTGCCGCAACGGGTTACGGAACGCCTCCCCATTGGGCCAAGGATGAAGACCTGCTTGCGGAATTTCTTCCGGCGCGCCGGTGAGCTCGTCGCGTGTGCGCTTTATGTGGTATCTCTCGGCGGCGCCTCGCCCGTCGCTACGCCATCACCCGCCGTCAACGCGCAGCCTCCGCCGCGACTGGCACTCGGCAGCGTGGCTATCGGCGCGAGCGTACTCGATGCGGTAAAGATCTTCGGCGCACCCGACGTCATCCGAAACATCGATCTCGGTCACGAATGGCAGTGGGTCGAGGCTGGCGGCCTCGACCGCGAAGTGCTCACCGACGACGACATGACCGTTCGCCAAGTCTTGGTCGCGGTTCCGGCGTCGATCGAAGGCGAATCGCCGCCGCCGGTCGTTCAGCCGCCGGAGTTTCGCGCGCTCGCCGTTCCGGTGGACGACGCTGCGGGCGCGGTCGCGGCAGCGGGCGGCACGTCGATCGTTGAACCCGACCCCACCATTCGCGCGTGGTCGTTTCCGGGCGGCGTGCTGGTCGCAGAGTTGGAAAGCGGCGCCGTCGGGCGCTTGCTGGCACTGGACGATTTCATGGCGCGGGTACTTGGATACCTCGAACCGCCGCCCGATATGAAGTCATCGGTCTACCGCGCCCCGCTCTTGACGCGAGACTACTACACGTCGTATCCGATGGCCGCGCTTCGCGCCGGCATTGAAGGCAGGGCCGTCGTGCGCGTCTTGATCGATCCGACCGGCACGCCAGCGAACGTGCGCATCGTCGTCAGCTCCGGCAACGCCGACATCGATGCGGCCGCTCTGGAAAGCGCGCGGAAATCCGCGTTTCGTCCGGCGCACTGCGACGACACGCCGTGCCAAGCAGTCTACTTCGACTTGCAAGACTACTCGATCGTAAGGTAGCTTAGTTAAATCCGTAGTAGGGTGAGCAACGCTCACCCATTTTTGGGCAAGCGATGCTTGCCCTAGTACGGTTGCCCCGGTACGGATTGCTCTACTATTTTTGCAGCGCGCGCCAAACCCGTTCGGGCGTCATCGGCGTGTCGTGCGGCACGGCGCCGCACGCGTCGCGGATCGCATTGCCGATGGCAGCGGCGGGCGTGGTGACCGGCGGCTCGCCGACGCCTTTCATCCCCCGAGGTCCTTCGACAGACGGGCACTCGACGATCATCGCGGTGATTCGGGGCGCGTCCACGGCCGTCGGCAACAGATAGTGTTTGAAGTCGGGATCGCGTAGCACGGCGCCATCGTAGACTAATCCCTCGGTGAGCGCCCAGCCGAGGCCTTGCACCGCACCGCCTTCGATCTGTCCGGTGACGCCCGCCGGATTGAACGCAAAGCCCACGTCCTGTGCTGTCGCGATATGCAGCACGTCCACGCGGCCAGTCTCCTTATCGACCGTGACTTCGGCAGCCGTGGCTGTGAATGACGCCGCGGGCCACGCGGCAAAACCGTGCGCTTGCACGAGATCGTTGTCGATCTCGGGGTCGCCCATTTCCGGCGCGGTGCCGCGGCCGATGACCGGCTCGTCGCCGTGCGCGGCGAGCTGCGCGAATGTCGCTTTGCTGTCCGGTGCGCCGACGACGTACACGCAGCCGTCGCGGACATCGAGATCATCGTGGCGCGCTTCGAGAAGCGATTCCGCGCGATCCAGCAACCGCGCACGCGCTTCAGCCGCAGCGGCGCCGGCGGCCTGCCCCGCGGAAAACGTGGACGTGCTGCCGTGAACGCCGCCGTCCTCGGCGCTATCGCCTGTGTCGGCGAGCACGACCTCGACGCCGAGCGGATCGATTCCGAGCGCATCGGCGACGATGATCGGTAGCGCTTGAGCGGCCGACCCGGTGCCGATCTCCGGATTTCCGGAGATCACGCGAACGCGCCCGTCGGTGAGCACCTCGACGCGGGCTTCGGAGAGCCCACACGAGGAGAACCACCACGTCGCGCCGATGCCGCGACCGCTTCCGCTCGCGCGCGGCTTGTCCCAACCGATCGCGTCTGCTGCTTTTTGCAGCACGTCCACGACGCTGACAGACGTGAGGCGCTGCCCAGACGGGCTCTCGTCGCCCTCCCGCCACGCGTTCTTGAGCCGAAACTCGAGCGGATCGATTCCAAGTTTGCGCGCGATCTCGTCGAGATGCAGCTCCTTCGCGAAGTTCGCCTGCGGACCGCCCGGGGCGCGAACGGGCCCTGCGACCTGCTTGTTGGTGTAGACGAGCGTGGCTTCAAGATCCAAGTTGGGGATGCGATACGGTGCGGAGGCGAGCATGGTCGCGATGAGCGCCGATCCGCCGCCGTACCCGATATACGCGCCGGTGTCGAATGCGAACGACGCACGCATCGCGCGCAGCGTGCCGTCGGCGTCCGCGCATGAAGTGAACGTGGCCGTGCCCCCATGGCGCGGCGCCGCGTTCAGATTATCTTCGTGGCGCGACCACGCCATCCGCACCGGACGGTCGCAACGAAGCGCGAGCGCGGCCGCGAACCACTCCGGAGCCATCAGGATCTTTCCGCCGAAAGCGCCGCCGACGAATTGGTTGATGAAGCGGACCTTCGCCGGCGCGAGCTCGAAAAATTCAGCCATTTCGGTGCGGTTGGAATACGGCGCCTGCGATCCGCACCATACCGTGAGCGTGCCGTCCGGGCCGGCTTGCGCGACGGCAGCCCGTGGCTCGAGATATCCCGGGAGGCCGCCTGAAAAAGTGAAGCGCGATGTCACGACGACCGCGGCATTCGCGAGCGCCGCGTCGACATCGCCGCGCCGGATGCGATTGACTGCGCAGACATTCTCGCGCAGAATCCGCTCGCCGCTGTGCTCGTACGATTTCCATGCCGGGTGGACGAGTTGCGCGCCGGGTGCAAGCGCTTGCTCGATGTTCGTCACCGGATCCATCACTTCGTACACGATATCTATTGCCTTGGCCGCGGCGCGCGCTTGCGTCTCGGTGTCGGCGGCCACCGCCGCGACCGGCTCGCCGCGGTAACGCGCGAAGTCGATCGGAAATAGGTGTTGATCTTTGATGCCGAAATCCAGTGGTTTGGCCGGCACGTTGCCGGAATAGACGACGGCGCGAACGCCCGGCATCGCGGCGGCGCGCGCGGTGTCCACGCTGAGTATGCGCGCGAATGCGTGCGGAGACCGAAGCACGACTCCGGCGAGCGGATCATCCGGAATGACATCGGCCGTGTACACAGCGGTACCGGTGACCTTTGCCCTTGCGTCGCTGCGAGGGCGCACCGTGCCGATGCTGCCTGCGCTCACGCTCGCGACCGGATGTGGGCGCGCGGACCGGGCCGTTCGCCCGATCTTCCGCTCTCGCGCAGCCGCCGCGCCGCATCGTGCACCGACGCGACGATCGATTGATAGCCCGTGCAGCGGCAGAGATTGCCGGAGATCCCTGCGCGGATCTCGTCATCCGAGGGATCGGGAGTCGCGGCCAGGAGCGAAGCTGCGCTTAAGATCATGCCCGGCGTGCAAAAGCCGCACTGAAGGCCGCCGTTTTCAACAAATGCGGCCTGCACCGGATGCAACGCGCCGGCATCGCCGGCCAAACCCTCGATCGTGACTACCTCCTTGCGGTCGGCGTCGACGGCGAGCAAGAGACACGCATTGACCGCGTCGCCGTCGACGAGCACCGTGCACGCGCCACAATAACCGGTGCCGCAACCTTCCTTCGTGCCGTTCAATCCGATCCGATCTCGCAAGGTGTGAAGCAGCGTCTCCAGAGGATGGACTTCGACGTCCGTCTCAAGTCCGTTGACGCACAAATGAACCGGTTGCATCAAGCCCGCCTGCCCAGAGCCGTGCGGAGCGCGCGCGCCGTCAGCACCGCGACGAGATGCCGGCGATAGTCCGCGCCGGCTCGTTCATCGCTATCCGGCGCGGCGTCGCGTTCCGCCGCAACAGCACCGACCCGCTCGCCCCATTCGCGACCGTAGCCGTCCGGCGACTCCGCGGTCGCGAACCGTTCAGCATTGGTCGCTCGCTGGCACGTGGGTCCCGCCCCCGCAAGCGCGATCCGCACTGAAACGGCGCGTGCGCCTTCCATGGTGATCGTGACGGCGACAGCGACGAGCGCCATCTCGAATCCACGCCTGGTCGTCATCTTTTCGAATGCGGTGAGACCGTCGCAGCGCGGCACTTCGACCGCCACCAACAACTCACCGGGCGCGCAGATGGTGCCGCCCGGCACGAGGACGTCGCTCAGCGCCAGACGCCGCTCGCCGTGATTGAGCGCCGCGAACACGCACGCCGCGTCGCACGCGAGGAGGGCCGTGGTGAGATCGGACGCGGCGTCGCCGGAACAGATGTTGCCGCCGATCGAGGCAAGCGCGCGCAGTTGTCTCGAGCCCATGCTTGCCGCTGCGAGAGAGAGCAGCGGCGCGGCCGCGACTATCGACGGCGAATGCGCAAGCTCGGCTGCCGTGACGAGAGCGCCGATCCGCATGCGTCCGTGTTCACTGGTGATGGCGGCGAGCGAGGCGATGCGCTTGAGATTGACAAGCGCGACCACATCGCCGCAATCGCCGCGCAGGGAAGGCCCAAGCCGCGTGCCGCCCGCCAACGCTTTCGCGCGAGGGCCGAAACGCTCCAGCACGACCAACGCTTCGTTCACGAAGTTCGGTTCGAAGTATTGCATCGATGCAGCGGGCATGGTCGGTGATTATCGTACAGCGGGAAATGTCCTATTGTGCAAGAATAGGCGGCCATCACGGTCCGAGGCGTCAGGGAAGCCGGTGTGAATCCGGCGCGGACGCGCCACTGTAACCGGGGAGCCGCCGACAGCGCCACTGTCCTTGCGATGGGAAGGCGCCGGCACCAGGCAACGATCCGGGAGTCAGGAGACCTGCCTCGACCGCGCTCTGCAAACACACGGCCTCTTCGCGAGAGAGGGGCGGGTTTTCAATGGCGTCTTCCCGCGCGGTCGCGGTGAAACTCTTCGCGCTGTGCGCGGTAGTGATCGCGTGCGCCGTTGCCGGCCTTGCGATTGGCGCAGTGGCGTTTTCTCCCGCCGCGATCTTCGCTGCGCTCGTCCATCCGTCGCCTTCGGATCTCGCGACGATCATCGTGTGGGATATCCGTTTGCCGCGCGTGCTTATCGGTGCGTGCGTCGGCGCCGGTCTCGGCGTGGCGGGCGCGATGCTGCAGATGCTCTTTCGCAATCCGCTCGTGGATCCGTACATCAGCGGCGTTTCCGCCGGTGCTGCGCTGGCGGCCGCCATCGGATTCACGATCGGCGTTTCGTTCGCCGCGATTCCCGCGCTTGCGTTCGGAGGCGGGCTCGCGTGCGCGTTCATCGTCGCGATGGTCGGCGCGCGCGACGGCACGGCGGGCAATCTTCGTCTCGTGCTGGCCGGCGTCGCGATTTCCGCGTTATGCGCGGCCGCGGTGACCTTGATCCTCTTGCGCGCCGGCGAAACCGGCGGTCTTTCGGTGCTGGGTTGGCTCGCCGGAGGGATAGGCGGACGCGGCTGGACAGAACTCTTGTGGGTTGCCGGCTACCTCGCCGTCGGTTTTGCCGGCGCGGCTCTTGTGGTGAACGAACTCAACGCGCTTCGGCTCGGCGCCGCGGCCGCGGGCGGACTCGGGCTCAACGTCGACGGCGCGCGCTGGCGCGTCTTGTCGATCGCATCGCTGATCACCGCCGCGTGCGTGGCGGTGAGCGGTGTGGTCGGATTCGTCGGACTCATGGTGCCGCACGCGATGCGGCGAGTGGTCGGCGGCGATGCGCGCCGCCTGCTTCCGGCCTGTGCAGTGGCCGGCGCGGGTGCAGTGATGTTCGCCGACACGCTTGCCCGGACGATCGCGCCGCCCAGCGAGATCCCGCTCGGCGTGCTGCTGGCCTTCGCTGGCGTGCCGTTTTTTCTCGCGGTCGCGCGCCGGCCGGTGGACGTATGACGGCCGCGGTGCGCGCGCAGGGTTTGCGGCTCGACTACGGGCCGCGCGGCGTGTTCGATCGCGTCGACATCGCGCTCTACCCCGGGATGCTCACCGCGGTCGTCGGGCCCAACGGCGCGGGGAAATCCTCGCTCTTGCGGCTGCTGGCCGGCGTGCAGCCTCCCACCGCCGGCACGATCGAACGGACCGCGCGGGTCATGCTGATCGCGTCGGATTCGGCGCCGCCGCCGGACGTGACGCCGCGCGATCTCGCAGGATATGGCCTTGCCCTGCGGCGCCCATGGTATCGTTTCGCGCCCGGTCCGGAAGATGAGTCGGCGATAAATTCGGGCCTCGACCGCGCCGGTCTCGCCGACCGAGCCGACGACCCGATCGGCAGCCTTAGCGCGGGCGAAGTGCAGCGCGCATGGATCGCCGCTGCGCTTGCGACGACGCCCGCCGCGCTGCTCGTTGACGAACCGACGTCGCATCTCGACCTTCGATATCAGATCGAAGTGCTGCGGACGCTGCGCGATCTCGCCGACAGCGGCGTCGCGGTCGCGGTCGCGGTGCACGATCTCACACTCGCCGCTCGATTCGCGGACCGCGCCGCCCTATTCACGGACGGCACGCTGATCGAGGGGCCCCCCGAACAAATATTCCTTCCCGACGCGCTCGAGCGCGCATATGGAATCGCAGTCACCACCCACCGTCATCCCGTCGACGGGTACCTCGTGTGCTTGCCGTCGGACAACTATCGGAGTATTTCAAAATGAAGAGAACGATCGTGGCCGGCGCGCTGCTCTGCGCTGCGTTGCTTATCGCGTCCAAGCAATCCGGCGCAGCCGATGCAGCGCCGGCGCCCGCGGCGTCGGCAGCATCGCCGTCGCCGACTGCGACGCCCGTCATCAAGCGGCTCGACACCGAGATCGTCACCGCGCAGCGCCATCCCGGCACGA belongs to Candidatus Eremiobacteraceae bacterium and includes:
- a CDS encoding energy transducer TonB; this translates as MRNFFRRAGELVACALYVVSLGGASPVATPSPAVNAQPPPRLALGSVAIGASVLDAVKIFGAPDVIRNIDLGHEWQWVEAGGLDREVLTDDDMTVRQVLVAVPASIEGESPPPVVQPPEFRALAVPVDDAAGAVAAAGGTSIVEPDPTIRAWSFPGGVLVAELESGAVGRLLALDDFMARVLGYLEPPPDMKSSVYRAPLLTRDYYTSYPMAALRAGIEGRAVVRVLIDPTGTPANVRIVVSSGNADIDAAALESARKSAFRPAHCDDTPCQAVYFDLQDYSIVR
- a CDS encoding xanthine dehydrogenase family protein molybdopterin-binding subunit, with product MSAGSIGTVRPRSDARAKVTGTAVYTADVIPDDPLAGVVLRSPHAFARILSVDTARAAAMPGVRAVVYSGNVPAKPLDFGIKDQHLFPIDFARYRGEPVAAVAADTETQARAAAKAIDIVYEVMDPVTNIEQALAPGAQLVHPAWKSYEHSGERILRENVCAVNRIRRGDVDAALANAAVVVTSRFTFSGGLPGYLEPRAAVAQAGPDGTLTVWCGSQAPYSNRTEMAEFFELAPAKVRFINQFVGGAFGGKILMAPEWFAAALALRCDRPVRMAWSRHEDNLNAAPRHGGTATFTSCADADGTLRAMRASFAFDTGAYIGYGGGSALIATMLASAPYRIPNLDLEATLVYTNKQVAGPVRAPGGPQANFAKELHLDEIARKLGIDPLEFRLKNAWREGDESPSGQRLTSVSVVDVLQKAADAIGWDKPRASGSGRGIGATWWFSSCGLSEARVEVLTDGRVRVISGNPEIGTGSAAQALPIIVADALGIDPLGVEVVLADTGDSAEDGGVHGSTSTFSAGQAAGAAAAEARARLLDRAESLLEARHDDLDVRDGCVYVVGAPDSKATFAQLAAHGDEPVIGRGTAPEMGDPEIDNDLVQAHGFAAWPAASFTATAAEVTVDKETGRVDVLHIATAQDVGFAFNPAGVTGQIEGGAVQGLGWALTEGLVYDGAVLRDPDFKHYLLPTAVDAPRITAMIVECPSVEGPRGMKGVGEPPVTTPAAAIGNAIRDACGAVPHDTPMTPERVWRALQK
- a CDS encoding (2Fe-2S)-binding protein, which encodes MQPVHLCVNGLETDVEVHPLETLLHTLRDRIGLNGTKEGCGTGYCGACTVLVDGDAVNACLLLAVDADRKEVVTIEGLAGDAGALHPVQAAFVENGGLQCGFCTPGMILSAASLLAATPDPSDDEIRAGISGNLCRCTGYQSIVASVHDAARRLRESGRSGERPGPRAHIRSRA
- a CDS encoding FAD binding domain-containing protein, yielding MPAASMQYFEPNFVNEALVVLERFGPRAKALAGGTRLGPSLRGDCGDVVALVNLKRIASLAAITSEHGRMRIGALVTAAELAHSPSIVAAAPLLSLAAASMGSRQLRALASIGGNICSGDAASDLTTALLACDAACVFAALNHGERRLALSDVLVPGGTICAPGELLVAVEVPRCDGLTAFEKMTTRRGFEMALVAVAVTITMEGARAVSVRIALAGAGPTCQRATNAERFATAESPDGYGREWGERVGAVAAERDAAPDSDERAGADYRRHLVAVLTARALRTALGRRA
- a CDS encoding iron ABC transporter permease, translated to MASSRAVAVKLFALCAVVIACAVAGLAIGAVAFSPAAIFAALVHPSPSDLATIIVWDIRLPRVLIGACVGAGLGVAGAMLQMLFRNPLVDPYISGVSAGAALAAAIGFTIGVSFAAIPALAFGGGLACAFIVAMVGARDGTAGNLRLVLAGVAISALCAAAVTLILLRAGETGGLSVLGWLAGGIGGRGWTELLWVAGYLAVGFAGAALVVNELNALRLGAAAAGGLGLNVDGARWRVLSIASLITAACVAVSGVVGFVGLMVPHAMRRVVGGDARRLLPACAVAGAGAVMFADTLARTIAPPSEIPLGVLLAFAGVPFFLAVARRPVDV
- a CDS encoding ABC transporter ATP-binding protein, whose protein sequence is MTAAVRAQGLRLDYGPRGVFDRVDIALYPGMLTAVVGPNGAGKSSLLRLLAGVQPPTAGTIERTARVMLIASDSAPPPDVTPRDLAGYGLALRRPWYRFAPGPEDESAINSGLDRAGLADRADDPIGSLSAGEVQRAWIAAALATTPAALLVDEPTSHLDLRYQIEVLRTLRDLADSGVAVAVAVHDLTLAARFADRAALFTDGTLIEGPPEQIFLPDALERAYGIAVTTHRHPVDGYLVCLPSDNYRSISK